A region from the Nematostella vectensis chromosome 13, jaNemVect1.1, whole genome shotgun sequence genome encodes:
- the LOC116619147 gene encoding uncharacterized protein LOC116619147 → MAAALRNLRDGFIKEYFHMGFSCKEISSCLLFDHGIQLSERQIKRILAKQSLGRRRFSDFDDIIKTIEDELKGSGSIVGYRTMWQKLIVDHQLSVSKEFVRNALLILDPDGVERRSRNRLRRRQYHAKGANFIWHLDGYDKLKPYGFCIHGCIDGYSRRIMWLEVGRTNNHPGVVASYFLDCVESVGGTARIVRGDMGTENGRVAAIQRFLRDEAEDSWSGEKSFLYGRSVSNQRIEAWWGQLRKGSSEWWIQHFKDLRDRGLFCDADAVHVECLKFCYMGVLQRELQSVARRCNIHRIRPSTRSNISPPGRPCFLYHYPEMT, encoded by the coding sequence ATGGCTGCTGCACTGAGAAATCTCCGCGACGGTTTTATAAAGGAATATTTTCATATGGGCTTCAGCTGCAAGGAGATTTCTAGTTGCTTGCTGTTTGACCATGGAATTCAGCTTAGCGAAAGACAGATTAAAAGAATTTTAGCAAAGCAAAGCCTCGGAAGACGGCGTTTCAGTGACTTCGATgacataataaaaacaattgagGACGAGCTTAAAGGAAGCGGTAGCATTGTCGGGTACCGAACTATGTGGCAGAAACTAATAGTTGACCATCAACTGTCTGTTAGCAAAGAATTTGTGAGGAACGCGTTACTCATATTAGATCCGGATGGCGTGGAGAGACGCTCGAGAAACAGACTTCGACGACGGCAGTATCATGCTAAAGGGGCCAACTTCATTTGGCACCTGGATGGTTACGATAAGCTTAAACCTTACGGATTTTGTATACATGGCTGCATCGACGGTTACTCGAGAAGAATCATGTGGCTAGAAGTTGGACGTACGAATAACCATCCGGGTGTCGTAGCAAGTTATTTTCTTGACTGTGTTGAAAGTGTAGGAGGGACGGCAAGAATTGTCCGTGGAGATATGGGTACTGAGAATGGCAGAGTAGCTGCTATTCAGCGCTTTTTACGGGATGAGGCCGAAGATAGTTGGTCAGGAGAAAAAAGTTTTCTTTATGGACGATCGGTTTCTAATCAGAGGATCGAGGCGTGGTGGGGACAATTAAGAAAGGGCTCATCTGAGTGGTGGATACAACATTTCAAGGATTTAAGAGACAGGGGTCTTTTTTGTGACGCGGATGCTGTACACGTAGAGTGTCTAAAGTTTTGTTACATGGGAGTGCTCCAACGCGAACTTCAAAGTGTAGCAAGACGGTGTAATATCCATCGTATTCGACCCTCAACAAGAAGCAACATTTCCCCTCCTGGTCGACCCTGCTTTCTTTACCACTATCCCGAGATGACTTGA
- the LOC116607334 gene encoding G2/M phase-specific E3 ubiquitin-protein ligase: MEAKMNSVYDWVGSLDVQYDTFTLYNHCGTILTPNDKIINQSTLSMRETENNMAMSESDSEISFLGYGSSMAAFDDTLTDASDRMLKQVPMIASGTQELDNYYASICTPGPSGIGGSPDNEDEEEDPGTPPPVTYISPQRMDKDVSDILDELAKAIDLNHLTKLNIARKFLWEGAKRALSRKTFSPTHKISVKFTDDFGTSEGAVDWGGPMREFLSLIMQFLEDSHLFCGKENRKFVSFNSTAVKEGDYKFAGTLIAMSMVHGGPSPQFLAPPMFEAIVSDNPMHVAVAIEDIPDWELQEAILRLSSCTDVKDAIPILQEGILTTLIDLSGTYIQVKTLESIQEIIRSVTQWYIIGRSVPAIENFKEGLSALGVLEAIRTHPAVFRTEFCPSLVEVKLTADTLDGLFSVTSSDVGSTRAVTESLVLSRWRDYLQDLEDKEDAVSRSDVLFFATGCHSLPPRKKTMNPTIEFLHLKGQWGFPRYPNANVCSSTLRLPVGHSSYESFKKDMTFGIQNGRGFGLP, encoded by the exons ATGGAGGCAAAAATGAATTCTGTTTACGATTGGGTAGGCTCTCTTGACGTACAATATGACACGTTCACATTGTACAACCATTGTGGAACTATTCTGACACCCAATGATAAGATAATCAACCAGTCCACCCTTAGCATGAGGGAAACAGAGAATAACATGGCTATGTCAGAGTCGGACTCAGAAATCTCGTTTTTGGGGTATGGAAGTTCAATGGCTGCATTCGATGACACTTTGACCGACGCCTCTGATCGAATGCTTAAACAAGTCCCTATGATTGC GTCTGGAACCCAAGAGTTAGACAACTATTATGCATCAATATGCACACCTGGGCCAAGTGGCATTGGAGGTAGCCCCGATAACGAGGATGAAGAAGAAGACCCAGGCACCCCTCCGCCAGTGACGTACATCTCTCCCCAGAGAATGGACAAAGATGTTTCTGATATACTGGACGAGTTGGCTAAAGCGATAGACCTGAACCACTTAACAAAGTTGAATATAGCGAGGAAATTTTTGTGGGAGGGGGCCAAGCGTGCATTGAGTCGCAAAACCTTTAGCCCAACACACAAAATATCAGTCAAATTTACTGATGACTTTGGAACTAGCGAAGGAGCTGTCGACTGGGGTGGACCAATGCGGGAGTTTCTTTCGCTTATCATGCAATTTCTTGAAGATTCCCATCTCTTTTGTGGTAAAGAGAATCGCAAGTTTGTCTCCTTTAACTCAACAGCTGTGAAGGAGGGCGATTACAAATTTGCAGGAACACTAATAGCTATGTCTATGGTCCATGGAGGACCTAGTCCTCAGTTTCTTGCCCCTCCCATGTTTGAGGCCATTGTAAGCGACAACCCAATGCATGTAGCTGTCGCGATTGAAGACATCCCCGACTGGGAGCTCCAGGAGGCTATCCTACGACTCTCCAGCTGTACTGATGTGAAAGATGCGATACCTATACTACAAGAGGGGATTTTGACGACACTGATAGACCTATCAGGAACGTATATCCAGGTAAAAACGCTAGAGAGCATCCAGGAAATAATCCGATCTGTTACACAGTGGTATATTATAGGAAGATCTGTCCCCGCCATTGAAAATTTCAAGGAAGGACTCTCTGCCCTGGGTGTTCTTGAAGCCATCAGAACACATCCGGCTGTGTTTCGCACAGAATTTTGCCCTTCACTCGTGGAAGTGAAGCTCACCGCAGATACGCTAGATGGTTTGTTCTCAGTGACATCAAGTGACGTAGGCTCCACAAGAGCAGTTACCGAAAGTCTGGTTTTATCTCGGTGGAGGGACTATCTTCAGGATTTAGAAGACAAAGAAGATGCTGTAAGCCGGTctgatgttttgttttttgctaCCGGGTGCCATTCACTGCCACCAAGAAAGAAGACGATGAACCCTACAATAGAGTTCCTTCACCTTAAGGGGCAATGGGGATTTCCAAGGTACCCAAATGCTAACGTGTGTTCTTCAACACTTCGCTTGCCAGTAGGACATTCATCCTACGAGAGTTTTAAAAAAGACATGACATTTGGCATACAGAATGGCAGGGGATTTGGACTTCCCTGA
- the LOC116614558 gene encoding uncharacterized protein LOC116614558, producing the protein MKLCKSLFFDDGQSFYGKESSMSMSLGNFKNEIIHVTLIVNGKEVPLNLSNYIEAHKTRDVRIYLLTKTIDETSSEEESESEGPGGSLRSMLYSLQPGNEETDQSLVTMEVDADNGVVPFASPFFKRDGGADSGSLSAESSVKSEPLHRKEEEADNGFVSGLIGTSGQRERLRMQQLEQYHASLNEDRIKEQKKEEEKVKLRRKKKCMVRDRPDFLQSPMKISSPSK; encoded by the coding sequence ATGAAACTTTGCAAATCCTTGTTTTTTGATGATGGACAATCGTTTTATGGAAAAGAATCAAGTATGAGTATGAGCCTTGGAAATTTCAAGAATGAGATCATTCACGTTACTTTAATAGTCAACGGAAAAGAAGTTCCCTTAAATTTGTCTAACTACATAGAAGCCCATAAAACAAGGGATGTGCGGATCTACTTACTTACAAAGACAATTGATGAAACAAGTAGTGAGGAAGAGAGCGAAAGTGAAGGTCCGGGAGGCTCTCTTCGAAGCATGCTTTATTCATTGCAACCAGGCAATGAAGAGACAGATCAATCTTTAGTGACGATGGAGGTTGATGCAGATAATGGTGTTGTGCCATTTGCATCTCCATTCTTCAAGAGAGATGGGGGCGCAGATAGTGGTTCGTTGTCAGCTGAATCTTCAGTGAAAAGCGAGCCACTACATAGGAAGGAAGAAGAAGCAGATAATGGTTTTGTGTCTGGATTGATCGGCACTTCTGGACAAAGAGAGAGGTTACGAATGCAGCAGCTGGAACAATACCATGCTAGCTTAAATGAAGACCGCATTAAAGAACAGAAaaaagaggaagaaaaagtgaagctcagacgaaaaaaaaagtgcatGGTGCGCGATCGGCCAGACTTCTTGCAGAGCCCGATGAAGATTTCTTCACCATCAAAGTGA
- the LOC116617649 gene encoding piggyBac transposable element-derived protein 4-like → MACNTTCFRGPTRIFLIQNFTTCEKMASSVYDIFEESDSDSEFTGFTEEEIRQDEPDMAIEEADSDISVDEDEEEASESEESDEEREEANAEWTYSVTDINVSPFTEDIGPTAQLPAEAGALDFFKLLFTDEILEEIVLETNRNAAQKMRIASDPKWYATTKDELCAYFGIRFLQGIKSVPSERHYWSKNEFLSVKKIKDVMPRDRYLKITQYLHYNNSATAKPRGHPEHDKLHLIRPLITKLGESFLVQYKPNRENAIDEGLVKFKGRLAYKQYMPMKPVKRGIKVWIRADSITHYVSRFQVYTGKPQQGQELGLGRRVVEELSTDLIGKGYHLYFDNFFSSVGLMASLLERRIYATATTRQNRKEFPKELNTFKLKRGESKVMQKSGVNACVWQDKKKVFFLSTNAQPIGQDTVNRKNRDGSLCEVSAPPCVVVYNKYMGGVDYADQKRNDYRIPIKSRRWYRYLAFFLMETAAVNAFILYQNSRSHNKISQLDFRLELIGQLIANFSSRKRKRAADEMEASGESHFPVKVTINRCVNCSERNERKRSTWGCATCKVTLCVGCFEPYHIK, encoded by the coding sequence ATGGCATGTAACACAACATGCTTCAGAGGACCcacgaggatttttttaattcaaaacTTTACAACGTGTGAGAAAATGGCGAGTTCCGTGTACGATATATTTGAAGAGAGCGACAGTGATAGCGAGTTTACAGGATTTACAGAAGAAGAAATACGTCAGGATGAGCCTGATATGGCTATAGAAGAAGCAGATAGTGATATTTCAGTGGATGAAGACGAGGAGGAGGCAAGCGAGAGTGAAGAGAGCGACGAGGAACGTGAAGAAGCTAACGCGGAGTGGACATATTCTGTCACCGATATCAATGTCTCGCCGTTTACCGAGGATATTGGTCCAACAGCACAACTACCAGCAGAGGCAGGAGCTTTAGACTTTTTCAAGCTCCTCTTCACAGACGAGATTCTTGAAGAAATAGTCCTTGAGACTAACCGTAATGCCGCGCAAAAGATGAGGATTGCGAGCGACCCGAAGTGGTACGCAACAACGAAGGACGAACTTTGTGCGTACTTCGGAATACGCTTTCTTCAAGGTATCAAATCCGTCCCCTCTGAACGGCACTATTGGTCAAAGAATGAATTCCTTTCGGTCAAGAAGATCAAGGATGTCATGCCAAGAGATAGATACCTAAAAATCACACAGTATCTTCATTACAACAACTCTGCAACGGCAAAGCCACGCGGTCATCCAGAGCACGACAAGCTTCACCTCATCCGGCCACTTATAACAAAGCTTGGGGAAAGTTTTCTCGTCCAATATAAGCCAAACAGGGAGAATGCGATCGACGAGGGCCTTGTTAAATTTAAGGGACGGCTTGCCTATAAGCAGTACATGCCGATGAAGCCTGTGAAGCGTGGCATCAAGGTTTGGATTCGTGCGGACTCCATTACGCACTACGTGTCACGCTTCCAGGTCTACACCGGCAAACCACAACAAGGCCAAGAGCTCGGCCTCGGCAGAAGAGTTGTGGAGGAACTTTCCACCGATTTGATCGGCAAAGGTTACCACCTTTATTTCGACAACTTTTTTTCAAGTGTCGGTTTGATGGCTTCGCTCCTGGAGCGGCGAATTTACGCAACTGCAACAACGCGCCAGAACCGCAAAGAATTCCCGAAGGAACTGAACACGTTCAAGTTGAAGCGAGGGGAGAGCAAAGTGATGCAGAAATCAGGAGTGAATGCATGTGTATGGCAGgacaaaaaaaaggttttcttTCTCTCGACAAATGCCCAACCGATCGGCCAGGACACTGTCAACCGAAAGAACAGAGACGGGAGTTTGTGTGAAGTGAGCGCTCCCCCGTGTGTCGTTGTTTACAACAAATACATGGGGGGAGTAGATTATGCAGACCAAAAGCGCAATGACTACCGAATCCCGATAAAGTCCCGACGCTGGTACCGCTATCTCGCCTTTTTTCTGATGGAGACAGCAGCTGTGAATGCCTTCATTCTATATCAAAACTCCAGAAGccacaacaaaatatcacagcTCGATTTCCGCCTGGAGCTCATCGGGCAATTGATTGCTAACTTCTCGTCACGAAAGAGAAAGCGTGCCGCAGACGAGATGGAAGCCTCAGGGGAATCGCACTTTCCAGTGAAAGTAACGATAAATCGGTGTGTTAACTGTTCCGAGAGAAACGAGAGGAAGAGATCAACCTGGGGCTGCGCTACATGCAAGGTTACGCTGTGCGTTGGGTGCTTCGAACCATACCACATCAAGTAG